The window TGCAGTTGGCAAGAAACAAGAAAAATATCTAAAAATCAGGTTTTTGTTCAGTGTAAGAATTATACAAGTTAATCGCACAAATCTACTCAGAACAGTAGGCACATCAAACTTACCCGGTTAATCCTAGAATGAAGAATGATAGTAGAAGCCGCTTATTTAAAGGAATTCTTGACCGCCTAGACATAGAATGGAAGGAAATATTATTAGTGTTGCACCATGTACTTTCTGATATTGCAATTAATTTAAAAAAGaacttcaaaattttgaaaaatgcTTTAGATGCTGacatttaataaaaattaaaaaaaatgtttCAAGTAGTGCAAAGAGGACTAACACAAAGCAAGAAATAAATTTCACATTTAAACAAATATGTATAAACAATGATATCAGATAATAAATGAGAGAGCAAAAGCTAGAGACATGAGcaacaatttcaagtaaaagaGATATTACACATAATATCAACAAAGAATTCTTTATGTGAAGTCCGAGAACGTATACGCATGATATGAGTATTTTTAAAATGAATGTATCCATATGTTATGTTTGTCGAAAAAAATTGCTTCACTAAAAAAAACATTCTTGAGCAGCAAGACCCTCAATCGGGCTTTCGTTGCCATTTTACTGAATCTAATAGCTCTTTCTTTAGATCCATCTCACACATCAAGATAAGCAAGTCAGCATTCATTTTGAGAGCTTGTGATGAGTCCATACTGTTATAGGGTTTCATTCTCAAATCTTCAAATGGGAGAATAGCAGAATAATTTCAGGTGTAATCATAGTGGATTACCAAGTCAATTAGCAATGGAACGCAATAAGTTCAAACTGAATTCAGAAATTATCTTAAATCATCAAAATGGTCAACTAGAAGCACATAAAGGAAagatgaaaataacaacataattCTTTTATGAAACATTAACCAAACTTTTAAGACAAAAATTAGCTTTTACTACAGAAACTCAAGATGCAACACCGGTTGGCATGAGGTAAACAAGCTCAGGCAGTCGACCAGACTCTCACAAGTCATAAACACATACTAGTAGACATTGTAGCAAAATGAGTTTCAGTAAATctagaaataatatttttttaacatgAATAGTAGAAAGAACGGAACATGAATTAACTACGAATAACATCTGTTATTAAGTATGCATCTGCCTGTCCATGCCTTCCACAAATTTTAACATTCTTTAATATACAAATCAATGCAAACACCTTTTGAGGAATATTATGAAGGGATGAAAAGAGTTTAATGGTTGTATCTCATTAGGGGTGGGGAAGGGTGCAGGGTTAGTTTACGGGGGGACAGGTGGTATGAGGACAGCATGTTGCTGATTACTTTTCCAAACATCTACAACATTTCGTGCCAAAAGGAGATGACAATGCAACAAGCTTGGAGATTACATGAGGGGAGCGTTACATGGGATCTCAAATTTAGAAGGAACCTTCAGGATTGGGAGATAACGGAGTTTTGCTCTATAAACAAACTTTAATGGTAGACAATCAGGATTCCTGGAAATAGGTGTTTGCGAGCAGTTGACGATTCTCAGTAAAAAGACTACTGCAAGTAGCTAGCTAGAGAGAAATCGAATTGCTCATTTATCGGTTTGGATCCCTAGGGTGCCAGAAAAAGAATGTTTTTTTGGCTTGGTTTGGCATCTAGAGGTGCAATTCTGACAGACAAAAACTTGAGGAAGAGTGAGATTACATATGTTAGTTGGTGTCTGTGTAAACACTCAGGAGAGGACGTGGATCATTTAACTGCATGTAGCATTATGTCTATGGTAGGAGATCTTAAGATGGTCCGGGATACAATGTACCGAGCTAGGTACTATGAAGGATGCACTATTCAATTAGGCCTTTAGAGGACCAGAGAGAAGACAACTGGCTTTGAACATTGCTCCAGTAGCACTTATGTGGACAGTATGGagggagagaaataggagagaTTTGAATGGGAAGAGCTTGATTTTACACATTTGAGGAATACCCTCCTTATTTTAATGTTTTTCTGGTGCACCCATGAGGTTCCTATTTGTATATAAGATTGGGTGTGTTTCGTAGAGAATCATATCTCTCCGTACATTCTCTACCTTTCTCATATGCCTCTTGGATACTGGAGTTTTTTCCCCattaataataaaattgcatTTTACTTGATCAAAAAGAAATAAATCAATGCAAAAATCTTCCACCAAATATAATTGCAAAAGTTGGCTCAATGTAAAATCATAATCCATGTCCCCAAGAGTATGGCTAAATAGTCGAGGCATAGGAGTAACAACCTGGGGATCCTAGGTCCAAATCCTAGCTGCAAAACTTGGTGTAAGCTCATTTGCTCCATCTTGGTAAATAGGTTTATCCAATACAAGACAGATTTACCCCATACCTATGCTAGTGAGCAataacatgcttagtgaattagTCAAAATCTTGACCCAAACACCACAGCTTAGTACTAAAACAATATGTCTGCATAAATAGATACATTCTTGGATAATAGATTCAAGAGCAACATAGAGAAAAAGGGACTAACTTTTCGCGAACATAGGCGACAGGGGCAAGAATGGAGAGAGCAAGAAGATCCCGATATAAGCAGAAGACAATTTGATTCATTCCAACATTGAGAGCCACTTTGGTAATTACATGGTACCCACCATACAGTAGCTGTATCATAGCCATTGTTCCATGAGCTCTCCATACCTCATTCCCATTCCCCACTGAAACTGCTGCCATCTTTATCATCTCATCCCACTGTATAAACACTTTTATATATTCCTATATATGTATACCAAAAAAGTTAtgggattgtgattgtgattgtggaaTTGGTGAAAAATAGTGATGTTTGGTGTGATGGGGTAGAGTGATTCTTGATAATAAAGGTAAATAGAATGAACAGAAGACGTGAATTTTCTTACAGATTTCAGTTCTCACGTTGTTTTCCTGATTGGGGTTTTTCTTTTTGCTGTTTGGTCAGAACCAAGATTTAAGTTGGTGTTTCAACCAATTGTAGTGCCCCACATCGTACATCTGCATCTCTCTTGCCAAATTTTAAGTCTTTCACTTTCTTAAAGCTAAAATGTCAATCATAGATATAAGAGTGGGGCTAAGATGTACTCCTAGGTAGGAGAATAAAGAATTACTCCTACTTTGTTCTATTTAGGTATTTTTTGGACATAAGGAATATCTAGGTTTCTGTAATTAGATTCTACCAAAGGAGAGACAAATAAACTTTCTAGTATTTGTTTTGAGAGAGAAATATACATTTGCTCAAGAAATAAGTTATATATTGACACAGCGatgaatttttaatattataaatGTAATTTAACATGCTTTATTTATTTTAAGTTATCAATCAATATTACTCAATATATTTCAATTACATGTTTACTTTCCTTTTTAATTTATGTGGAAAAATGTCACTCTATTTATTTAGTAGTAACTCTTTTAATTCCAAAAATCCCAGATTATGTGTTAAATACTGCAGGATTCGAGTGGCACATAGATACATTATACATATCTCTAGTAGGTTTATTACAATTACTAGAAGGGAGAGTGAGATCCAAAAGATGAAAATGATAGTTTGCAAAAAAAACATATTCTTAATAGCTTAGAAcaatttttgtaagattttcttgAGGAATGTTCTTTTGAACTGTGTTGTATTTGATGTATTTTCCGTTTTTGATGCTTTTTGGTTATGATCAATTTGAAAATGCTTTAGATTTGTTTGTAGATGATGACTAAACTATCAATTGCCCAAAAACAAGGTTAATACTTGAACAGGTTGATTCCCTACAATTTTGAGATGCACACTTTAACGTTTTCTGAAAAAtcttgtataaaatttatttttatttttttaataagccTTATACGATGTGAATCCAAATTAATCAGAGCTCTAATGTAATTCCGAATACACCAAAAAAAAAACCTTACAATGTTAGGCGCGTGGCAGCATACTATCTAGTACGTACTTCTATAAAAGTTAAATATACTCAATCGTGCCCAACCGTTGCTTCAATGAAAGTTCCACGTTTCACTGATATTGTTTTCAAGACTAATTAAAGCTCGGTAACGTAACTTGAATTCTTCTCAAATAATATAATCATTAAATAATATTATGCTGATGTGtaagaaaattataaaaaattttaCCTTTTATAGCAAACTATTatatcttatttattataaatcaaactaatttcaaaatattattatttatagctactttttctattttataacaaaatagaTATTTATTTATACCTAAAATTAAGGCATGAAATAGGCCAATTatattctttttctctctttcttctctctatcaTCAAGATTGTCAATCCTCCGTCTTCCCCTTCAAAATTTTCTTTTAGTTATCCTTTTCTGGTGACTGGAAAACCGTGCAAGCATACTTGATTTAATTTCAATCCTTTTCTAATTTTCTGACTTTCCCAACCGAAAGAAGAACAAGAATTGAAAAAGAGGAAAATATAGAACATTTAATCTAGCCATGGCTACAAGcagaagatttgagggttgagtttttgttcgtctccatttttagttttaatacaatgtattAGAGGTGTACAAACCGAAACGaaaaatcgcaccaaaccgattaaaaaatttgatttggtttggtttgatttggtttggtattgagtaaaaaaaaaatctgaaccaacccgacatataaatatataatttttatatatacttttaagattttatatagaattttcttttaaaaatgtctagaaatatttgggattctcttgcgggatataaattttaatagaatatgaagtgctccatatttattgaccttaaataatAGGTTgaatgatcactttcttatcaagtgttactgaaatacgtttatctctttgttcttccatattcaaatcatatgttaagatctattaaattcttatatcttttttgaaTGTGAAGTAATTATTAATATTTAtgtatcatattaatttttatgtttaattactaaatttggttaacctgaaagtgtacatcaacgaaaaattattgccAGACGACTAAAcaaataactattatgtgttactaatagaattctcctataagaatattttaatcgataatatattcgtcaattttttatatttttactaaatatatatttacttatcaaatatttaacaaagtaagattgatgtaacgacccgacaggtcgttttgGGCATTTATGCTCCTTCCTactatttgaagttttgaataccttcatatgatgtattatgacttgtgtgaattgtcggttttggttttcaggtatttcagagttagtttggaagaataaaaTCCAAGGCttaaagcttaggttaaaatagtgaccggatatcgacttatgtgtaaatgaccccagaatagagttttgatgattccaatagctccatatggtaattttggacttaggagcgtgtccgtaaaattatttggaagcccgtagctaaattaggcttgaaatggctaaaatagaaatttaattttgaaagtttgaccggggagttgactttttgatatcggggtcggaatccgattctgaaaattgggatacctccattatgtcatttatgacttgtgtgcaaaatttgaggtcaatcagacttgatttgataggtttcggcattgaaggtagaagttagaaattgttagtttttcattaggcttgaattggagtgtgatttgtgtttttgatgttgtttgatgggatttgagggctctactaagttcgtatgatattttaggacttgttggtgtatttggttgaggtcccgagggcctcgggtgagtttcggatggttaacagatcaatttttaGACTTGGAATGATGCTGGAATTTTTCTAATatctgtatctggtttccttctatgcgatcgcgtgagaaggtctgcgaccgcgtagggttaattggggcTGCTGAGTtgtgttctatgcgatcgcgtggggagaATCACGATTGCGTAGCGGGGAAGAGAgaatgcatcgcgaacgcatgggCAACGCCGCGTTCGCGAAAAGGAAGTAAGGCACCATGGGGGTCACGCAaagttgctcttcgcgatcgcatagatcAGTCTGCAATCGCGTAGGTTTGTGCATTAGTGATCCACGTTCGCGTGGATTCAACGGCGTCCACGAAGGCCAAATTTGGGGGCAGTttcttttgtgcttcgcgatcgcgtgaactaatccgcgatcgcatagggtcaaTTTTTGACAGTGGAaatgtgtgcttcgcgatcgcgggacttggcccacgatcgcatagaagaaatgactgggcagagagttttaGTTCTGAACTTCtccccattttccatttttaccaatTTGGATCTCGAGAAGAGGcaagttttgggagattttaaaggaaaacaacggggtaagtgttcgtaactcaatattggtcaaattacccgaatttatggttatttttaacatttaattggtaaattaaattggaaaattgtgaaaactctcttggtttaatttgtagatttgagggtcgagttgatgtcggatttgagaaaaatttatatggttggactcgtggttgaatgggcattcatattttataacttttgtagggttccgagacgtggtccccacgggcgatttttagagtgtaatttcggattttgtgggaaaatattagtattttgatatggaattaattactataaattgtgtggactgaatcaaatttattgtggctaaattcgagccgttcagaagttgatatgtgcagaatgggatttctggagcattgttgtcacgacctaatttcccctccgtttgggtatcatgatggcacctagtcttaaggactaggtaagcctaacaataattaaaacaacaacattatttaaatagaatctcttacaatttctaaaaccggtagtacaagtcataagctctacagagtatttgctagaaaacttctaaatacaactgtccaaaaataagaataaacagtgtaaaacgaaaagttgaaggtgactccgaagcctacgaATGCGGcggtaggtttaccttgagtctccgcaacaacagtccacacagctagctaacgaacaattacCCGTATCTGCACAAAaaacaatgtgcagaagagtagcatgagcacaccacagcggtgcccagtaagtatcaagactaacctcgacgGAGTAGTGActaggaacagtcaagacactcactggtctaataaactaaacaggtacaagtatatgagcagcagaagtatgatgtctacataaagactatgcaatatggctcacagtacagtaatggcaataagaaagaaAACAACCAGTGTCagcgaaatatcatgaaaatgacacagaaaaatgaatggaacccaacctaaatccggaatcacaaatacagcgaggacaagtaataactcagcaactacaaccgcttttacatcaggttttggcaacaactccacgaggtaccgaacctcgaacaattcacaactcacgggcctcaatacctgaaccctaacacttggcattttgtgccctcataacacctcataactgcACTAACGACTCACGTGTCAGTAGAGCCATTttcacatagaagacaagtaaacaagggtgagcatctatgctaaacaatatcaagaaaacctcttatccgataagagtgcttaactacgtgtatgcttatgcaagtgtcctaccatagtccataccagcaaataagcataaagaaaaagaacggacaacacgtagaatattttctcacagctttcacaagataaagctcacacaggtatgtataccacttcacaaatatcaacaacaagaatgctgccaggccacaaatcatcacaaatcaatccctgacacagcccaccttgtctcgccacgtgtgcaatagtaacataaatgcccgccttgtctcgccacacgtgcataataatgtttccaccttatctcgccatatgtgcaacccacatatatatatatacatatcccgccttgtcacgctgtatgtgaaaatatcaatggtaacaatagcacgacagaaatctcgtgcaaccccataataacaaccgcacgatagaaacctcgtgcatcagaataataacaaccgcacggtagaaacctcgtacattaccacaacaagtacaacagcaacaatgacaataatacaaagtacgacaagtaaatcaactcaagaactttaattcacaaagaaacggtagaaccaattcacaatgaataaccacagtaaaaaatgctaggcgtaaagagaacagctcaacaaaagGGAAAACTAAtttgtagcaacgatcccacaatatacacttcaacaacagggaagctaacacgaatcaaataatgtcaaataaaacaagtcgactaagatataggatatctaaacttcttttaaggttgaggaaattacgaaggatatacaacaattcaattaaggataagcagcaaaaaaataatcataacctcaattaagactgaacaattataggatgaaataatataaattccaaataaagataagcagttataaaaagatagcatggctataaaagagataacagtttcaattaaggcacatatgaatcaagtaacaataatagtggatcatgaagcaattgattctaattaagcaggtagatgtgaatctagtaattaagatatataatcataacaagaacaactgcatattcaatgaatacaaggacctaagaaccctaaaaggctaacttttcacaaataagtccgtgcacgcactcgtcacctcgtgtacacggactacaatcaacatagaagactcaaatcctaagtggaagtcccccacacaaggttaggcaagatacttacttcgaaccaagctcaatcagtctgtaagaatgtcttttcctcgattatcagactctgaatggcccaaatctagccaaacgcaaattgcatatcatgaatacaatcataatagactcatctaattagtgaaatcaatattttaacaaaaattccgaaatccgccctaaaaagtcgactcgggaccacgtctcgaaatcaggtaaaagtcacaaaatacgaacacccattcactcacgagtctaaccatactaaaagcATCAAATtttgataccatttcgtccctcaaatcgtgatttttcattttgaaaattttcttcaaaaaccaccattttcctcaactcaaaacacaaattaaataataaaaataaagatagaatcataggaataaataaattctagttgAAGAACACTttcccaatcgatttgcttgaaaaccccataaggaagctcccaaaaccgaagtctaaaactcgaaatataaagaaaatggccaaaccctcgacttaatgTTTCCGCcaggatttccgcatctgcggactaggAGACACACCTAcgcactcgcatttgcgagaaagagtCCACATCTGCGAACTCAGCTGGCCAGGCCTGGAACCGTATCTGCGGATTTATAGCCGCACCAGCGGCACCGCAGAAACAAAAGGGGGGAACGCATAGGCGAGCTTCTTCGCAGATGCGATcgagggaccgcagaagcgaccttcGCATCTGCGTgcaagtttccgcagaagcgagcaagcTCCCAGGCCTCAAGGATCACAGAAGCGACCAGGCTCATGTAGAAGCGGAGCCCCACCTACGCTCCAAGCATCGTAGGTTTGAAAAACACCAAAACCAAACCTGTTCAAAACCATGAAAAAcatctgaaactcgtccgaaacacacccgaggcgcccgggacctcgtccaagcataccaacaagttccataccctaatacggactcgctcgaggtctcaaatcacatcaaacaacgtcaaaactacgaatctcaccatgaatcgaacttataaattttcaaatcttccaacttctaaaacctatgccgaaacctatcaaatcaacccggaatgatgtcaagtTTTGCAGGCAattcccaaataacataatggagctgttccaactctcggaatcgcattctaaccccgatatcaaaaagtccacttcctgtCCAAATCTCCTagaattcgactttcgccatttcaagcctaaattagctatagtcctcagattcacagtccggacacgctcctaagtccaaaatcacccaacggagctaacaaaatcgacggaattccattccggagttgtcttcacatagttccgactacagtaaaaatcctaagacttaagcttctgttttagggactaagtgtctcaaatcacttcgaatcatccggtaactgaattcaactatgcacgtaagtcaatacacataatatgaagttgctcagggccttatgccgcatacggaacttaaattctcaaaatgaccggctgggtcattacatcattcccctcttaaacaaacattcgtcttcgaacgtgctaagcatcgcctcgaagtctttGAATCACTAaaagtacatatccaacatacacccgcgggggaccctacgtcaccccaatccacataagcctgacgacaccatcccaactgtaatttatcctttctatcaacaccgataagccttagagtcaaaattctcaccttccatttatcttcaaaagacccgattctaaatccataaccggtatcagtctcaaccaactGTAACAACTCATACCTAcatccacaaggtacgaccacacaacaagacacaccacatataggcccataattacatttctgatcacattagcagcccgaaatcaaaaccagcaccgacaattagaCCCACATCCGTTAGCAAcccatttcaaacctccacaacgctgacaatgatgcaagaaacacgaagacctcataactatacacctgaatcaacaagtcataactaacactgccgggcacacaccccgcaagccaaaactcaagaagcacataacgaaattgactaaatatgtaaagagaaacacataggataaatatcaaacaagccagacaggcacaactttctaacaataccctactacgaatcaattcaaaaggaaaaatcaaagtacatgaacaaatcataaggatctcatcatggtatcaccctccaccgtgacacgcagcccggctcaaacatatcaaatcacatggagtcgcgagggtcccgccctcaactctgaatcacaagtcgaatacacatcataccaatggaaatcttccactaactcaattctgccaataaaatctcaacatttgctaaattctcaccccggtagagtatcaaatcacaaattataaccaatttactcaggaatcatatcaaacctaccataatggacaactGGAATTCACTTAGTCTCAtaactttcaataataaatagaaacaaatgatagacacggctatcactcatagaatctcccaatggggtaaacatctaaacataatactaagtcataaactcacccataggtgggacaacaagtaggggaactcgccccgataagtaggaccgaatcaaaatataaatgatgcccctctgtaacaaatcaaaagcatatatATATGACATGATCTGGAGCAGtagcctcaagcctactatatgaaacacatcaacgggtcgggccttcccctcttgggcgccctctactcgcctgaatactccgctgtgacacacctgtccagagtctaggacaatctaTCACCCTGTGGatagtatctccacactcgaagcaacctctctgctgacgtggctggGAGaattgtgcggtacgggtactttgagacccatgagcacctgaaacactgtgcgaagcctggaGTGTAAACTAAACTAGCTGACCTAAAAAACCTCTACCATGTGGTACCCTACcaccaaaataaggaccagtagatctctccggtctatgaggcctcctcacctccctgtcctctctctcctgatctcgcccgtactctctctcatggccccgcctATCCTCTtcctcctgatcccacatgccctctacacggcgagcgatccctaccacctgctgaaacgaaacatctgactctaactcccgatccatgctgaaccgaatatcatgcctcagTCCCTTAATGAATCTgcagacacgctctctaactgtggcgaccaaagcaggcgCATGCCTGGCCAattcactgaatctcacggcatactctgacactgacatagtgccctggcgcagctgctcaaaattCGCGtaccatgcatctcgaagggactgaggtacaaactctctcaggaacatctctgaaaactgaacccatgtaagtgaagctaactcgactgggctacccaactcatatgctcgccacgactggtaagccgctcccctgagctggaacatagtaaaagcaaccccgc is drawn from Nicotiana tomentosiformis chromosome 12, ASM39032v3, whole genome shotgun sequence and contains these coding sequences:
- the LOC138903161 gene encoding uncharacterized protein, with translation MFLREFVPQSLRDAWYANFEQLRQGTMSVSEYAVRFSELARHAPALVATVRERVCRFIKGLRHDIRFSMDRELESDVSFQQVVGIARRVEGMWDQEEEDRRGHEREYGRDQEREDREVRRPHRPERSTGPYFGGRVPHGRGFLGQLV